Within Halobacterium jilantaiense, the genomic segment AGCGCGCCCGTCCGGAACTGGTCGAACAGCACTTCGCGGCGGCTGTGCGGCGTCTCGCCGTTCACGAACGGCGCGTCGATGCGCTCGGCGATGCGCTCGCCCTGTTCGAGGTAGTCGACGAACACGAGCGCCTGCTTGTCCGCGTGCTGACCCAGCAAGTGCTCGATTTCGTCCTCTTTGGCGGGGTTCTCGGCGGCCAGCCGGCGGCGCGTGTGGCCGCCCGCAGACGCGTACTCGTAGCGGTCGTCGTCGTTTCGCCACGGCACGTACCGAATCTCGACCTCGGGTTCGGCGACGAAGCCGGCGTCGAACAGCGCGTCCCAGTCGGTGCCGATGGGGCGGCCGACGAGCGTGTAGATGTCCGCCTCCTTGTCGTCCTCCCGGACCGGGGTGGCGGTGAGCCCGAGGCGGTGCTTGCTCTGGAGGCTCGCCGACCGCCGCGCGACCTCGGCGGGGATGTGGTGGACCTCGTCGTAGACGATGAGCCCCCACTCGCGGTCGTCGAAGACGTGGCGGTGGCGGTCCATCCCCGCCGTCTGGTAGGTCGCGATGGTGACCGGTCGGACGTGCTTCTCGCCGCCGTGGTACTCTCCGATCTGGTCGCGGGTGAGGTTCGTGTTCGCGAGCAGTTCCTCGCGCCACTGCGCCGCGAGTTCGCGGCTCGGCACCAGCACGAGCGTCTCGCCGCCGACGGCTTCCAGCGCGCCCATCGCGGCGACCGTCTTCCCGGAGCCCGGCGGCCCGACGAGTACGCCCGAACTCGCGTCCACGAAGCGGTCGACCCAGTCCTGTTGGTACTCCCGGAGTTCGAGGTCGAGGCTGACCTCCAGCGGTTCGCCAGACTCCAGGTCGCGGTCGTCCTGGACCGGGTAGCCGGCCTCGTAGAGCGTGCGCTTGAGTTCGGCGACCTTCTCCTCGGCGACCCACGCCTCGGTGTCCGAGATGGGTGCCCGGAGCACGTCGTCTGCGAGTTTCTGCTCGGCGACGTTCCCCAGCAGGCTCTCGTTGTTCGCTTCGAGGACGACGTAGCCGTCCTCGTGGGTC encodes:
- a CDS encoding DEAD/DEAH box helicase, with translation MTDISKDRFLDALEGVGRPVATADQVARELDCTQAEAAEGLAALVDEGEIERADVETDPVVWYPRDWLELTDRERVVPFPDRREIVVDQPSQLTRAQLSRFAHLADTTRTGSYRYEIREEDVWAAPFDSLDDLLAAMDEVLPRDLPGLTEWVREQWTRATRFRLRTHEDGYVVLEANNESLLGNVAEQKLADDVLRAPISDTEAWVAEEKVAELKRTLYEAGYPVQDDRDLESGEPLEVSLDLELREYQQDWVDRFVDASSGVLVGPPGSGKTVAAMGALEAVGGETLVLVPSRELAAQWREELLANTNLTRDQIGEYHGGEKHVRPVTIATYQTAGMDRHRHVFDDREWGLIVYDEVHHIPAEVARRSASLQSKHRLGLTATPVREDDKEADIYTLVGRPIGTDWDALFDAGFVAEPEVEIRYVPWRNDDDRYEYASAGGHTRRRLAAENPAKEDEIEHLLGQHADKQALVFVDYLEQGERIAERIDAPFVNGETPHSRREVLFDQFRTGALDALVVSRIGDEGIDLPDAEFAVVASGLGGSRRQGAQRAGRTMRPGSQSLLFVLATRGTEEEDDARSRMRHLSAKGVRVTESGADSD